A genomic stretch from Candidatus Nitrotoga arctica includes:
- a CDS encoding branched-chain amino acid transaminase — protein sequence MSMADRDGFIWYDGKLVPWRDATTHVLTHTLHYGMGVFEGVRAYKTTEGTAIFRLKDHTDRLFNSAYIFKMKMPFDKETLMEAQCEVVRANNLESCYIRPIVFYGSEAMGIAATAISTHVAVAAWPWGAYLGVEGMEKGIRVKTSSFTRHHVNINMCRSKSVGTYTNSILAHQEVAHDGYDEALLLDVDGYVAEGAGENIFIVKKGKLYTPDLTSCLEGITRDSIITLAADLGMQLIEKRITRDEVYCADEAFFTGTAAEVTPICELDNRTIGNGTRGPITTRLQALFFDCVSGKNPQYADWLAHV from the coding sequence ATGTCTATGGCTGACCGCGACGGTTTTATCTGGTATGACGGCAAACTCGTGCCTTGGCGAGATGCCACAACACACGTACTGACGCATACACTGCACTATGGTATGGGAGTGTTTGAAGGTGTACGTGCATATAAAACTACTGAGGGCACGGCAATTTTCCGCCTGAAAGATCATACCGACCGCCTGTTCAATTCAGCCTATATCTTCAAGATGAAGATGCCATTCGACAAAGAAACTTTGATGGAGGCGCAATGTGAAGTAGTACGCGCTAATAATCTGGAGTCCTGTTACATTCGGCCCATTGTGTTCTATGGCTCGGAAGCTATGGGAATCGCCGCCACTGCTATTAGCACCCATGTCGCCGTTGCGGCTTGGCCATGGGGCGCGTATCTTGGTGTCGAGGGAATGGAAAAAGGGATTCGTGTAAAAACTTCCAGTTTCACCCGCCACCACGTAAACATTAATATGTGCCGTTCCAAATCAGTCGGTACTTACACCAACTCTATTCTGGCCCATCAAGAAGTAGCGCACGATGGCTATGACGAGGCGCTGCTACTGGACGTGGATGGCTATGTAGCGGAAGGAGCGGGCGAGAATATCTTTATTGTGAAAAAAGGTAAGCTGTATACACCTGACCTGACTTCCTGCTTAGAGGGCATCACGCGCGACTCTATAATCACACTGGCGGCTGATCTTGGTATGCAGCTGATCGAAAAACGCATCACGCGCGATGAGGTATATTGTGCCGACGAGGCTTTCTTTACGGGTACTGCGGCCGAAGTTACACCGATCTGCGAGCTGGATAATCGTACTATAGGCAATGGTACGCGCGGCCCGATCACAACGCGCCTGCAAGCGTTGTTTTTTGATTGTGTCAGTGGAAAAAATCCGCAATATGCCGATTGGTTGGCACACGTTTAA
- a CDS encoding zinc-finger domain-containing protein produces the protein MQTEHAKLRYIEVTATDLPLYCPMPNTSLWNAHPRVVIPVDKIGEARCPYCGTLYKFKGELPKGHH, from the coding sequence ATGCAAACCGAACATGCCAAGCTACGCTATATCGAAGTGACCGCCACAGATTTGCCGCTTTATTGTCCTATGCCTAATACGAGCCTATGGAATGCACATCCCAGAGTGGTCATCCCAGTCGACAAGATCGGTGAAGCGCGCTGTCCCTATTGCGGCACACTATACAAGTTCAAGGGTGAGTTACCTAAAGGACATCACTAA